From bacterium:
TAGATGTGCTCGACGGGATCGGATTCATTATGGACGGCCCGCTCGCCATCTTCGGCATGGCGGCGTGGCTCAAGAAGCACATACAAGACGAACTAGCCCGGCTCCACCGACTCTCCCTGTACAAGGGCGGCGCGGGCGTGCTCCTCTTAGGAGTCGAGAAGAGCGGAATGTTCATGGACCACCTTGAGACCCTTGACTGGTCCGCAGCCCGAGGAGAGCGCGGCCGACTGCAGCCGGGCGCGGTGATGGCCCCGACGTTCAGCTACATCCACCAACACATCGCTCTACGACCGCTGGACGCCAAGCCCTACGGGCAGGCGACCTACTACGGCCGACACCTGATGTACAAGTCGCAGGGCGGACAGCACGCTGCTTTGACGCTGCCGATCGTCAACGCTCAGGGAGCAGACCAGGCATGCGTGGAGGGGATCGCCTACCCGCGCGCTGGTGACGCCTTGGACCTCATCGACGAGTTGGGCACCCACCTCTACAAGGACGGGTTCGCCCCACTGGCGCGGGCTCATCTGCATGCCGCCGTGCCGCTGCGCCGCGGCACAGAGATACTGGCCTCAATCTTCTCGGACCGATGACAGCCGCCTCAATAAAGCCAGCACCCGACTGCAGCGTAGGGTTCGCCACTCCCGAGGCCCGATGGGCTCGTCTGGGTCCCTACTACGCCATGTTCCCCTTCAGATTCGCCCAGGACGCCATAGGCCGCTTCACCCACCCCGGAGACCTGGTCTTAGACCCCTTCTGCGGCCGAGGAACCGTCCCCTACGCCGCCATGGTCGCTGGCAGGGATGCCCTCGCGTGCGAGATCAACCCGGTCGCCTGGGTGTACGCCGCGACCAAAACAGCCCCCGCCCCCGACCCGGAGACAGTGAAACAGCGCATCCGAGGCATCTCCGAGTCCGCCTCGCTGGAGGACAGCGAGCCCACATCGGAGTTCCAGGCACTCGCGTTCTGCCCGACCGTTCTTCGGTTCCTACGCGCCGCTCGCCGCGAGCTGCAATGGCGACATGACACCACCGACAGAACAGTCGCCGCGTTGATCCTCCACTACCTGCACAGCAAGATCCCCCAGGGACTCTCGAACCAGATGCGACACTGCCGGGCCATGTCGCCGGGCTACTGCGTGCGCTGGTGGAAGGACAACGGCTACGAGACGCCGCCCGAAGTCGAGCCCGTCAGCTTCCTCAACGCCAGAGTCGACTGGCGCTACCGCAAAGGGATCCCCGAAAGGTCCCACAGCCCCGGCGTGACCGTGTCCCTCGGCGACTCCGCCACCGACATGGCACCTGCGGCCAAGCCCGCCCGGCTAATTGTGACATCACCCCCGTACAGCGCGGTCACCGACTACCGAGCCGACAGCTGGCTGAGGCTGTGGGCAATCGGAGAGGGCCCCGCACTGCCAAAGTGGGATACCAAGCAGAAGTACGTCGACATCGTCGCGTACCGGACAATGCTGCGCCGCGTGTTCTCAGCAACGGCACAGAGAGCCCACCCCGACGCCGCGTGGCTGGTGCGCTGCGACGCCCGCGAGCGAACGTTCAACGTGGTCCTCCCGATTCTCGCCGAGATCGCTAGCGGCCGAGACGTAGATGTGACCCCGGCCCCGTTCCGCCGACCCACCCA
This genomic window contains:
- a CDS encoding DNA methyltransferase; this encodes MTAASIKPAPDCSVGFATPEARWARLGPYYAMFPFRFAQDAIGRFTHPGDLVLDPFCGRGTVPYAAMVAGRDALACEINPVAWVYAATKTAPAPDPETVKQRIRGISESASLEDSEPTSEFQALAFCPTVLRFLRAARRELQWRHDTTDRTVAALILHYLHSKIPQGLSNQMRHCRAMSPGYCVRWWKDNGYETPPEVEPVSFLNARVDWRYRKGIPERSHSPGVTVSLGDSATDMAPAAKPARLIVTSPPYSAVTDYRADSWLRLWAIGEGPALPKWDTKQKYVDIVAYRTMLRRVFSATAQRAHPDAAWLVRCDARERTFNVVLPILAEIASGRDVDVTPAPFRRPTQTSLYGDRAAKPGEMDLLVLPRTTTGRAVAAWPAA